In a single window of the Deinococcus cellulosilyticus NBRC 106333 = KACC 11606 genome:
- the ltaE gene encoding low-specificity L-threonine aldolase, with product MLVDLRSDTVTRPTPEMIEAMATAPVGDDVYGEDPTVNLLQEEAAQALGFEAALYMPSGTMTNQVAIAVHTKRGQEVITQQGAHIYEYELGMMATFSGVVPRFVPAPLGVPDPEDIRKAIGRSIHKSPTGLISIENTHNIAGGTIVPLDVLKGVREVSLSEGLPMHMDGARLMNAAVALGVDVKEITQHFDSVSLCLSKGLGAPVGSVLVGSEALIKEAHRYRKMMGGGMRQAGVLAAAARLALKDGPARLAEDHRKTRTLAEALSNAGYGVDHAAVQTNIIYVQVPDAFQKAEDLKSKGILVNAVYADSLRFVLHHQITQEMLEHTIASL from the coding sequence ATGCTTGTAGATCTGCGCTCTGATACCGTCACCCGCCCCACCCCAGAGATGATTGAAGCCATGGCCACTGCTCCTGTTGGAGACGATGTTTATGGTGAAGACCCCACCGTGAACCTGCTCCAGGAAGAAGCTGCACAGGCCCTTGGCTTTGAGGCAGCCCTGTACATGCCTTCGGGCACCATGACCAATCAGGTGGCCATTGCCGTCCACACAAAACGTGGGCAGGAGGTCATCACCCAGCAAGGAGCACACATTTACGAGTACGAACTCGGAATGATGGCGACCTTCTCTGGGGTGGTGCCCCGTTTCGTGCCTGCTCCCCTCGGTGTTCCTGATCCAGAGGACATTCGCAAGGCCATCGGGCGCAGCATCCACAAAAGCCCCACAGGCCTGATCTCCATTGAGAACACCCACAACATCGCCGGAGGAACCATCGTGCCTCTGGATGTTTTGAAAGGCGTCCGTGAAGTGAGCCTGTCTGAAGGGCTCCCCATGCACATGGACGGCGCACGCCTGATGAACGCCGCTGTGGCTCTGGGTGTGGATGTCAAAGAGATCACGCAGCACTTTGACTCGGTCAGTCTGTGCCTGAGCAAAGGCCTTGGAGCGCCTGTCGGAAGCGTTCTGGTCGGCTCTGAAGCCCTGATCAAAGAGGCCCACCGTTACCGCAAGATGATGGGGGGAGGCATGCGGCAGGCAGGGGTTCTGGCTGCAGCAGCCAGACTTGCCCTGAAAGACGGTCCTGCCCGACTGGCAGAGGATCACCGAAAAACCCGCACCCTCGCAGAAGCCCTCAGCAATGCAGGCTATGGGGTGGACCATGCTGCAGTGCAGACCAACATCATTTACGTGCAGGTTCCAGATGCCTTCCAGAAAGCCGAAGACCTGAAAAGCAAAGGGATTCTGGTGAACGCGGTCTATGCCGACAGCCTGCGTTTCGTGCTGCACCACCAGATCACCCAGGAGATGCTGGAGCACACCATCGCCAGCCTGTAA
- a CDS encoding DarT1-associated NADAR antitoxin family protein, translating into MAKRPVFAPDKKPPFVRELEVEFKWHPGLSRSQAQKSIAELHHSANQHGLENLLEISSKSSTPLGNNLSAFHLMLKDQAGQQMSVECAYQGSKVFEQGGPYTDLYQTSSREARQDERLRTSGRIIAFEFQGTRWPATPTTAFYDWLYLDALKQHPELQQQLLDFDGFTDIAFNPEKSAACQARCAAMFVALVRLGQFDETLRSQEAFLKRMQNQPEV; encoded by the coding sequence ATGGCAAAGCGTCCTGTTTTTGCACCTGACAAAAAACCACCTTTTGTGCGTGAACTGGAAGTGGAATTCAAATGGCATCCAGGGCTTTCCCGCTCACAGGCCCAGAAGTCCATTGCAGAGCTGCACCACAGCGCAAATCAGCACGGCCTTGAAAACCTGCTGGAGATCTCCTCGAAATCCAGCACCCCTCTGGGCAACAACCTGAGTGCCTTTCACCTGATGCTGAAAGATCAGGCAGGCCAGCAGATGTCTGTGGAATGCGCCTATCAGGGCAGCAAGGTTTTTGAGCAGGGTGGCCCTTATACAGATCTCTATCAAACAAGCAGCAGAGAAGCCAGACAGGATGAACGCCTGAGAACCTCTGGCCGGATCATCGCTTTTGAGTTTCAGGGAACACGCTGGCCCGCCACACCCACAACGGCCTTTTATGACTGGCTGTATCTGGATGCATTAAAGCAGCATCCAGAGCTGCAGCAGCAATTGCTGGATTTTGATGGATTTACAGACATTGCCTTCAATCCAGAGAAATCTGCTGCCTGTCAGGCCAGATGTGCAGCCATGTTTGTGGCCCTGGTACGCCTGGGCCAGTTTGATGAAACCCTTCGAAGTCAGGAAGCTTTCCTGAAACGGATGCAAAACCAACCTGAAGTCTGA
- a CDS encoding darcynin family protein: MYTILFLFTVTPAWLRLTRQERTAFRERVLEPIFAIHASVEVQAFDAEAFSASCSDFLILRTPDLQAYYHLMEALRDTEMFTVPYLEVKDIIIGLQDGYQRYEEKYGAMP; encoded by the coding sequence ATGTACACCATCCTGTTTCTGTTCACTGTGACCCCCGCCTGGCTCAGATTGACCCGCCAGGAACGCACCGCCTTTCGGGAAAGGGTTCTGGAGCCCATCTTTGCAATACATGCCAGCGTGGAAGTGCAGGCCTTTGATGCAGAGGCCTTCTCGGCAAGTTGCTCTGACTTCCTGATCCTCAGGACCCCTGACCTGCAGGCCTATTACCACCTGATGGAGGCCCTGAGAGACACCGAGATGTTCACCGTTCCGTATCTGGAGGTCAAAGACATCATCATCGGGCTGCAGGATGGGTATCAGCGGTATGAGGAGAAATATGGTGCCATGCCGTAG
- a CDS encoding S41 family peptidase yields MKHMFWLLIVVLWSATSQAQRYPGSNAARLFNTFQAMMVSYYGEQKDLLPDLLSRYRDQVENACEEEQKCQSRDAEAQIRNLLKELGDAHTDLSSIRNFVVYEPQEQAQYALENELGVYLKREAGHWYVQFVMYGSSADRSGLQPGDQLLSAGGKSLAEVQSESDLNFKGRTALLVQRQGKELQIHLNNNDYQDDYWQRAMYKVEGDVAIIQIPTFYAENRGGRTSLVQLPISESLHRALRELQTKGIQKLVLDLRYNSGGLVDECAASSSAFVKQIKVYQDAKFTAGYMRVENGKVFTLDRSKVVSGLVIPMVRASVNTPSFWEATSNNVAVLVNHETASCGEWFAYQLQRNGKATVIGVPTYGLLNTSTQTYGLTNRYALQVTMIRSLDENFQLYPRNITPDQVVENTLTEDLQMKAALALFNP; encoded by the coding sequence ATGAAACATATGTTCTGGCTGCTCATTGTTGTCTTATGGTCGGCTACCTCGCAGGCCCAGAGGTATCCGGGAAGCAATGCGGCCAGACTGTTCAACACCTTTCAGGCCATGATGGTGAGTTATTACGGCGAACAGAAGGACCTGCTTCCTGACCTGCTCAGCCGTTACCGCGATCAGGTGGAAAATGCCTGCGAGGAAGAGCAGAAGTGCCAGTCCAGAGACGCCGAGGCCCAGATTCGAAACCTGCTGAAAGAACTCGGCGATGCCCACACCGATCTCAGTTCCATTCGCAACTTCGTGGTCTATGAACCCCAGGAGCAGGCCCAGTACGCCCTGGAAAATGAACTCGGGGTGTACCTCAAAAGAGAAGCAGGTCACTGGTACGTGCAGTTCGTGATGTATGGCAGCTCTGCAGACCGCAGTGGTCTACAGCCCGGAGATCAACTCCTCAGTGCAGGTGGAAAGAGCCTCGCTGAGGTGCAATCCGAATCTGACCTGAACTTCAAAGGAAGAACCGCCCTGCTGGTCCAGAGGCAGGGCAAAGAGCTGCAGATCCATCTGAACAACAACGACTACCAGGACGATTACTGGCAGAGGGCCATGTACAAGGTTGAGGGGGATGTCGCCATCATCCAGATTCCCACCTTCTATGCCGAAAACCGTGGAGGCAGAACCAGTCTGGTGCAGCTTCCCATCAGTGAAAGCCTGCACAGGGCCCTCAGGGAACTGCAAACAAAAGGCATTCAGAAACTCGTTCTGGACCTGCGGTACAACTCAGGGGGTCTTGTTGATGAGTGCGCAGCTTCCTCCTCTGCCTTTGTGAAGCAGATCAAGGTCTATCAGGACGCCAAATTCACGGCAGGGTACATGCGGGTGGAAAACGGGAAAGTCTTCACCCTGGACCGCTCCAAAGTGGTCTCTGGACTGGTGATCCCCATGGTCCGGGCCTCTGTGAACACGCCCAGTTTCTGGGAAGCCACCAGCAACAACGTGGCCGTGCTGGTCAACCATGAAACGGCATCCTGTGGGGAATGGTTTGCCTATCAGTTGCAACGCAACGGCAAGGCAACCGTGATTGGCGTTCCCACCTATGGCCTCCTGAACACCAGCACCCAGACGTATGGCCTCACCAACCGCTACGCCCTGCAGGTCACCATGATCCGCTCACTGGACGAGAACTTCCAGCTGTACCCCAGAAACATCACCCCCGATCAGGTGGTGGAAAACACCCTCACCGAAGACCTGCAGATGAAAGCTGCTCTGGCCCTCTTCAATCCCTGA
- a CDS encoding peptidylprolyl isomerase, with product MKKFILAAILLLPLAHAQQTPAEPQTSAFKTLEPLSKDRVLKFSEPQWVINPNKPYRAVIGTTRGNITVELYPKIAPKAVNSFVFLALNHYYDGIVFHRVLDNFMAQTGDPTGTGTGGPGYRYGLEVEEGVIFNSAGLLGVANSGGRSTNGSQFFITFAPASWLNYGYTIFGKVLEGMDVVNSIQKIDPQKPNPGIKPDAINTVTILEGN from the coding sequence ATGAAGAAATTCATTCTGGCTGCGATCCTGCTCCTCCCTCTGGCCCACGCCCAGCAGACCCCTGCCGAGCCCCAGACCTCCGCTTTTAAAACCCTTGAGCCCCTCTCGAAGGACCGGGTGCTGAAATTCAGTGAACCCCAGTGGGTGATCAACCCCAATAAACCGTACCGGGCTGTCATTGGCACCACCAGGGGCAACATCACAGTAGAACTCTACCCAAAAATTGCCCCCAAGGCCGTGAACTCATTTGTGTTTCTGGCCCTCAACCATTATTACGACGGGATTGTTTTTCACCGTGTGCTGGACAATTTCATGGCCCAGACCGGTGATCCAACAGGCACCGGAACAGGTGGCCCCGGCTACAGATACGGTCTGGAAGTCGAAGAAGGAGTGATTTTCAACTCTGCAGGTCTGCTCGGGGTGGCAAACAGTGGCGGCAGATCCACCAACGGAAGCCAGTTCTTCATCACCTTTGCACCTGCTTCCTGGCTGAATTATGGCTACACCATTTTCGGCAAGGTTCTTGAGGGCATGGATGTGGTGAACAGCATCCAGAAAATCGATCCCCAGAAGCCCAACCCTGGCATCAAGCCTGATGCCATCAACACCGTGACGATTCTGGAAGGAAACTGA
- a CDS encoding CinA family nicotinamide mononucleotide deamidase-related protein, which yields MFIAEIISVGTELLLGEITDTNAVFLANELKARGVVLHHKNTVGDNLQRVADTIRKALERSDLVILGGGLGPTDDDLTREGIALVLGETPEVNQDLLNHLESMYTSKGRTMPQSNTKQAWLIPSAISLDNPIGTAPGWMVQKDGKIIVAMPGPPQEMKRMWKEQVLPRLDLPERALYHVTLHTSGIGESNIADLLGDLTLQNSPSVATYARKHGVDVRVAHMADSLEEARQGAAATEAIVREKLAKFIYGQDSDTLESVALKKLQERKETLAVFEAFTAGALAQKLGRHPRVKGVLSSGDHGIQVDLGLTPRTLSEEGEDSVNAAIELARGIQDRLGATYGLATVGNLETHECHVALVTDTEHKTATLNWVGTPDQLIERTSNAALMLLYRTLKGEAQ from the coding sequence ATGTTTATAGCAGAAATCATCAGCGTCGGTACGGAACTTCTCCTCGGTGAAATCACCGATACCAATGCCGTTTTTCTCGCCAATGAACTGAAGGCCAGAGGGGTGGTCCTCCACCATAAAAATACGGTGGGAGACAACCTCCAGCGTGTTGCCGACACCATCAGAAAAGCCCTCGAGCGGAGTGACCTCGTGATCCTCGGAGGTGGCCTGGGTCCCACCGATGACGACCTCACCCGCGAAGGCATTGCTCTGGTGCTTGGTGAAACCCCCGAAGTGAATCAGGACCTCCTGAATCACCTTGAAAGCATGTACACCTCAAAGGGCAGAACCATGCCCCAGAGCAACACCAAACAGGCCTGGCTCATCCCCAGTGCGATTTCGCTGGACAACCCCATCGGAACTGCCCCTGGCTGGATGGTCCAAAAGGACGGCAAGATCATCGTTGCGATGCCTGGCCCTCCTCAGGAAATGAAGCGGATGTGGAAAGAGCAGGTGCTTCCACGCCTCGATCTCCCAGAGCGTGCCCTGTACCATGTGACCCTGCACACTTCTGGCATTGGCGAGAGCAACATTGCAGATCTGCTCGGTGACCTCACCCTGCAGAACTCTCCAAGCGTTGCCACTTACGCCAGAAAACATGGTGTGGACGTGCGCGTCGCCCACATGGCCGACTCTCTCGAAGAAGCCAGACAGGGCGCAGCCGCCACCGAAGCCATCGTGCGTGAGAAGCTTGCGAAGTTCATCTATGGTCAGGACAGCGACACCCTGGAAAGTGTGGCCCTCAAAAAGCTGCAGGAACGCAAAGAGACGCTGGCCGTCTTTGAAGCATTCACCGCAGGTGCCCTGGCTCAAAAGCTGGGCAGGCACCCCAGGGTGAAGGGCGTCCTCAGCAGCGGAGACCACGGCATCCAGGTGGATCTGGGCCTCACCCCCAGAACCCTTTCTGAAGAGGGAGAAGACAGCGTGAATGCTGCCATCGAACTTGCCAGAGGGATTCAGGACCGCCTCGGGGCCACCTACGGCCTCGCCACCGTTGGAAACCTGGAAACCCATGAATGCCATGTGGCCCTGGTGACCGACACCGAACACAAAACCGCCACGCTGAACTGGGTGGGAACACCCGATCAGCTCATTGAAAGGACCAGCAACGCTGCCCTGATGCTGCTCTACAGAACCCTGAAAGGCGAAGCCCAGTGA
- the thpR gene encoding RNA 2',3'-cyclic phosphodiesterase — protein sequence MRLFYAIMVPQEIQEQLAPIQKHLRGNWRPVKPDQMHITLAFMPQYPEGKSKPLLELGDRISKARDSFDIRLRGTGYFPNEGSPRVWFVKTEAPELQEISEALTSQIDYPFEDKAFKAHITLARKKGPAPRVPPQVFDLSWKASSFVLVQSNLKLSGPTYKILKTFKFRDFGQ from the coding sequence GTGAGACTGTTCTACGCCATCATGGTTCCCCAGGAGATCCAGGAGCAACTGGCCCCCATCCAGAAACACCTGAGAGGCAACTGGCGGCCTGTGAAGCCCGACCAGATGCACATCACCCTCGCCTTCATGCCCCAGTACCCGGAAGGGAAGAGCAAACCCCTTTTAGAGCTGGGAGACCGCATCAGCAAAGCCCGGGACAGTTTCGACATCCGTCTGCGCGGCACCGGGTATTTCCCCAATGAGGGAAGCCCCAGGGTCTGGTTCGTGAAAACCGAGGCCCCGGAGCTCCAGGAGATCTCTGAGGCGCTCACCTCACAGATCGACTACCCTTTTGAGGACAAGGCTTTCAAGGCCCACATCACCCTCGCCCGCAAGAAAGGTCCTGCCCCCAGGGTTCCCCCACAGGTCTTTGATCTCTCCTGGAAGGCCAGCAGTTTTGTTCTGGTGCAAAGCAACCTGAAACTGTCTGGACCCACCTACAAGATCCTCAAGACCTTCAAATTCAGAGACTTCGGCCAGTAA
- the recA gene encoding recombinase RecA encodes MENKERLKALEQTVHQIEKQFGKGSIMKLGNNTSMDVQVIPTGSLSLDVALGVGGIPRGRVTEVYGPESGGKTTLALSIVAQAQKLGGVAAFIDAEHALDPQYARQLGVNVDDLLVSQPDSGEQALEIMELLVRSGAIDIVVVDSVAALTPRAEIEGEMGDALPGLQARLMSQALRKLTAILNKTGTAAIFINQVREKIGVMYGNPETTTGGRALKFYSTVRLDVRKTGQPVKQGDVAVANNVKIKVVKNKVAPPFKEVELTLQFGKGFDQLGDLVSLATDLEIIKKAGSFYSYGETRIGQGKEKAIGYIAEHPEMEEEIRTRVMNEIRAGRNPIQQNPEIALEADE; translated from the coding sequence ATGGAAAACAAAGAAAGACTGAAAGCCCTCGAACAGACCGTCCACCAGATTGAAAAGCAGTTTGGTAAAGGTTCGATCATGAAACTCGGCAACAACACCAGCATGGACGTTCAGGTGATCCCCACCGGTTCCCTCAGTCTGGACGTTGCACTCGGCGTTGGCGGGATTCCCCGTGGCCGTGTGACCGAGGTGTACGGTCCCGAGTCCGGTGGTAAAACCACCCTGGCCCTCAGCATTGTTGCCCAGGCCCAGAAACTCGGTGGCGTGGCCGCTTTCATCGACGCCGAGCACGCCCTTGACCCCCAGTACGCCCGTCAACTTGGCGTGAACGTGGACGACCTCTTGGTCTCCCAGCCTGACTCCGGCGAGCAGGCCCTGGAAATCATGGAACTGCTGGTGCGCTCCGGCGCCATCGACATCGTGGTCGTGGACTCCGTTGCAGCCCTGACCCCCAGAGCCGAAATTGAAGGGGAAATGGGTGACGCCCTCCCCGGTCTGCAGGCCCGTCTGATGAGCCAGGCCCTGCGCAAACTGACCGCCATCCTCAACAAGACCGGCACTGCTGCCATCTTCATCAACCAGGTCCGTGAAAAGATCGGTGTGATGTACGGCAACCCCGAAACCACCACCGGCGGACGTGCCCTCAAGTTCTACTCCACCGTGCGTCTGGACGTGCGCAAGACCGGTCAACCTGTCAAACAGGGCGATGTGGCCGTGGCCAACAACGTCAAGATCAAGGTCGTGAAGAACAAGGTGGCCCCTCCCTTCAAGGAAGTGGAACTCACCCTGCAGTTCGGCAAGGGCTTCGATCAACTCGGAGATCTGGTCTCCCTCGCCACCGACCTCGAAATCATCAAGAAGGCCGGTTCCTTCTACTCCTATGGGGAAACCCGCATCGGGCAGGGCAAAGAGAAAGCCATTGGCTACATTGCCGAGCACCCCGAGATGGAAGAAGAAATCCGCACCCGCGTGATGAACGAGATCCGTGCAGGCAGAAACCCCATCCAGCAGAACCCCGAAATCGCACTCGAAGCAGACGAGTAA
- the rny gene encoding ribonuclease Y yields the protein MDSITSILLGFLLGAIIFGFLAYNRAYQIGFSKRSGLDAALKEQAEQEAAVLRERAQTEAERIRAEAERLKSEAERTLRDAETLAKERVAERRQELERDIQRERDTLKLERDEQRRERDELKREIERLNRRAEQLDARGMKLDHLEEKLEAEYRDLQVKHQEADTKLHDVNLKLFEIAQLSPEQARDIILHKLDEELEEDKAVRIRQSTEKANIEATRKAQHIIAQAIQRSASETSAAMAVSVVPIPSEAMKGRIIGREGRNIRAFEALTGVDLIIDDTPEAVILSSFNPIRREVAKSALEQLVADGRIHPTRIEEVVHKAQEDMKTFIHNQGEEGALEAGVVGIKPGLMQLLGRMYFRTSYGQNVLKHSIQVAHVTGILAAELGLDPALARRAGLLHDVGKSIDREIEGTHVDIGISLAKRFGEPFEVIDAIAHHHDPENAETLYGVLVAAADAISAARPGARRESLEVYIKRLEQLESIALSFPGVSNAYAIQAGREVRVIVQPEKITDSKATLLAREIAGRIEQDMEYPGQVQVTVVRESRAVEYAK from the coding sequence ATGGATAGCATTACGTCGATCCTTCTAGGCTTCCTGCTCGGTGCGATAATTTTCGGTTTTCTGGCCTACAACCGGGCCTACCAGATTGGCTTCAGCAAGCGATCTGGTCTGGACGCTGCACTGAAAGAACAGGCAGAGCAAGAAGCTGCTGTCCTGCGTGAACGTGCACAAACCGAAGCTGAACGCATCCGTGCGGAAGCTGAACGACTGAAAAGTGAAGCTGAACGGACCCTGAGAGACGCGGAGACCCTTGCCAAGGAACGGGTGGCCGAGCGCCGCCAGGAACTGGAAAGGGACATCCAGAGGGAGCGTGACACCCTCAAGCTGGAACGGGATGAACAGAGGCGTGAACGGGACGAACTCAAACGCGAAATCGAGCGTCTGAACCGTCGCGCAGAACAACTCGATGCCCGTGGCATGAAACTTGACCACCTGGAAGAGAAACTCGAAGCCGAATACCGGGATTTGCAGGTCAAGCATCAGGAGGCAGACACCAAGCTGCACGATGTGAACCTGAAGCTCTTCGAGATCGCCCAGCTTTCTCCAGAGCAGGCCAGAGACATCATCCTGCACAAACTCGACGAGGAGCTTGAGGAGGACAAGGCGGTTCGCATTCGCCAGTCCACCGAGAAGGCCAACATTGAGGCCACCCGCAAGGCGCAGCACATCATCGCGCAGGCCATTCAACGCAGTGCCTCCGAGACCAGTGCTGCCATGGCCGTTTCGGTGGTCCCCATTCCCAGTGAAGCCATGAAAGGCCGCATCATCGGGCGGGAAGGCCGCAACATCCGGGCCTTTGAAGCCCTCACCGGTGTGGACCTGATCATCGACGACACCCCGGAAGCCGTGATCCTCAGCAGCTTCAACCCCATCCGCCGCGAAGTGGCCAAGAGCGCCCTGGAGCAACTTGTTGCCGACGGACGCATCCATCCCACCCGCATCGAGGAAGTGGTGCACAAGGCCCAGGAAGACATGAAAACCTTCATCCACAACCAGGGTGAAGAGGGTGCTCTGGAAGCAGGTGTGGTCGGCATCAAACCCGGCCTGATGCAACTGCTGGGCCGCATGTACTTCCGGACCAGTTACGGCCAGAACGTGCTGAAACACAGCATCCAGGTGGCCCACGTCACCGGAATTCTGGCTGCAGAACTCGGCCTCGATCCTGCCCTGGCTCGCCGCGCAGGTTTGCTGCACGATGTGGGCAAATCCATTGACCGCGAAATCGAAGGCACCCACGTGGACATCGGGATCAGCCTTGCCAAGCGCTTTGGTGAGCCCTTCGAGGTCATCGACGCCATCGCCCACCACCACGACCCCGAGAACGCCGAGACCTTATATGGTGTGCTGGTCGCAGCCGCAGATGCCATTTCTGCTGCCCGCCCTGGTGCCCGCCGCGAAAGCCTCGAAGTGTACATCAAGCGTCTGGAACAGCTCGAAAGCATTGCCCTGTCTTTCCCTGGTGTCAGCAATGCTTACGCCATCCAGGCAGGCCGTGAAGTCCGTGTGATTGTCCAGCCGGAGAAAATCACCGATTCCAAGGCCACCCTGCTGGCCCGAGAGATCGCAGGTCGCATCGAGCAGGACATGGAGTACCCCGGACAGGTGCAGGTCACCGTGGTCCGTGAGTCCAGGGCCGTGGAGTACGCGAAGTAA